The Fructilactobacillus myrtifloralis genome contains a region encoding:
- the nrdF gene encoding class 1b ribonucleoside-diphosphate reductase subunit beta → MDLNKVLTGKWDGNYEAINWNEVSDEIDKATWHKLTEQFWLDTRVPVSNDLKDWRELDDDHKWLVGHVFGGLTLLDTLQSQDGMAALRVNAKTQHEIAVLNNIQFMESVHAKSYSTIFSTLNTPKEISEIFAWSDSEEFLQNKTKRIYTLYHDDESPLKKKISSVFLETFLFYSGFFTPLWYLGHNQLTNVAEIIKLIIRDESVHGTYIGYKFQAEFNQLSTNEQQALKDWMYSFLYDLYENEEKYTHLLYDQVGWTDKVLTFIRYNANKALMNLGQDPMFPDTAEDVNPVVMNGISTSTVNHDFFSEVGNGYRLGNVEAMTDEDYKIDSWEHHHNK, encoded by the coding sequence ATGGATCTTAACAAAGTATTAACCGGAAAATGGGATGGGAACTACGAAGCGATTAACTGGAATGAGGTCTCAGATGAGATTGATAAGGCCACGTGGCACAAGCTCACGGAACAATTTTGGCTCGATACGCGGGTCCCGGTTTCTAATGATTTAAAGGACTGGCGTGAACTTGACGATGACCACAAATGGTTAGTGGGCCACGTGTTTGGGGGACTGACCCTGTTAGATACCCTTCAGTCCCAGGACGGGATGGCAGCCTTACGGGTAAACGCCAAAACACAACACGAGATCGCCGTATTAAACAACATCCAATTCATGGAATCGGTGCACGCTAAAAGTTATTCCACGATTTTTTCCACGTTGAATACGCCAAAGGAAATTAGTGAAATTTTTGCCTGGAGTGATTCAGAAGAATTCCTGCAGAATAAAACCAAGCGCATTTACACCCTCTACCACGATGATGAGAGTCCCCTTAAAAAGAAAATTTCCAGTGTTTTCCTGGAAACCTTCCTCTTTTACTCCGGATTCTTCACGCCCCTCTGGTACCTTGGTCATAACCAACTCACCAACGTTGCTGAAATCATCAAGTTGATTATTCGGGATGAATCGGTTCACGGAACCTACATTGGCTACAAGTTCCAAGCCGAATTTAACCAACTAAGTACTAATGAGCAGCAAGCGCTCAAGGACTGGATGTACAGCTTCTTATACGATCTCTATGAGAATGAAGAAAAGTACACCCACCTGCTCTATGACCAAGTGGGCTGGACTGATAAGGTCCTAACCTTCATTCGGTACAATGCTAACAAAGCCCTGATGAATCTCGGACAAGATCCAATGTTCCCTGACACCGCGGAAGACGTAAACCCCGTGGTAATGAACGGCATTTCCACCTCCACCGTAAACCATGACTTCTTTTCAGAAGTCGGCAATGGCTACCGGCTCGGAAACGTGGAAGCAATGACCGACGAAGATTACAAGATTGATTCGTGGGAACACCATCATAATAAATAA
- the nrdE gene encoding class 1b ribonucleoside-diphosphate reductase subunit alpha — protein MSLKDHTDASYFRLNNEINIPTKDGKIRLDKDQEALDAFLKENVAPNTVHFKSLSDRFDYLINHDYVEAEFLQLYPSEFIEKLYSYLNSQNFHFHSFMAAYKFYAQYALKTNDGNQYLESYIDRTAMNALYLAHGDQDLAMSLADELIHQRFQPATPTFLNAGKKRRGEFVSCFLIQSTDDMNSIGRTINSALQLSKIGGGVGINLNNLRAAGDPIKHIDGAASGVMPVMKLLEDSFSYSNQLGQRQGAGVVYLSVFHPDISDFLAVKKENADEKIRINTLSLGVTVPDKFYELAAADADMALFSPYDVEQVYGVPFSYVDITQEYDNLVNNDQIHKKFIKARDLETEIGKLQQESGYPYIINIDTANRDNPIDGKIVMSNLCSEIMQVQTPSIINDEQQYEKLGTDVSCNLGSTNVVNLMQSPDFGKSVESMVRALTFVTDISQINTVPSIRHGNDLSHSIGLGAMGLHSYFALHHMYYGSEESIEFTSVYFMLLNYWSLVASNKLAKERNQTFHNFENSKYADGSYFDQYVDRDWGPTSDRVKELFAETFIPSPEDWANLKEAVMQDGLYHQNRLAVAPNGSTSYIGDATASLAPIVSRIEERQEAKIGTIFYPAPYLSNDTLKYYESAYDVDMRKEIDIYAAAQKHVDQSLSMTMFMRSTIPAGMYEWKDGRSDKMSTRDLTILRNYAHFKGIKSIYYVRTFTDNNDTVGANECESCVI, from the coding sequence ATGTCATTAAAAGACCACACGGATGCCAGTTATTTTCGGTTAAATAACGAAATTAACATTCCAACGAAGGATGGTAAAATCCGGCTGGATAAGGACCAAGAAGCACTAGACGCCTTTTTAAAGGAAAATGTCGCTCCTAATACCGTTCACTTTAAGTCCCTCAGCGACCGGTTTGACTACCTCATTAACCACGATTACGTGGAAGCCGAATTTCTGCAACTGTATCCGAGTGAGTTTATCGAAAAGCTGTACTCCTACTTAAACAGCCAGAATTTTCACTTTCATTCCTTTATGGCTGCTTACAAATTTTATGCGCAGTATGCGCTTAAAACTAACGATGGCAATCAATACCTCGAAAGCTACATCGACCGGACGGCCATGAACGCCCTGTACCTCGCCCATGGCGATCAAGACCTGGCTATGAGCCTGGCGGACGAACTAATTCATCAACGGTTCCAACCGGCCACGCCGACCTTTTTAAACGCCGGTAAAAAACGCCGGGGAGAGTTTGTTTCCTGTTTCTTAATTCAGTCAACCGATGATATGAATAGCATTGGCCGGACGATTAATTCCGCCCTCCAACTTTCTAAAATTGGTGGCGGAGTTGGGATTAACCTTAATAACCTACGGGCCGCCGGCGATCCCATCAAGCACATTGACGGAGCTGCCAGCGGAGTAATGCCGGTTATGAAGTTGTTGGAAGACAGCTTTAGCTATTCTAACCAACTGGGGCAACGGCAGGGAGCCGGAGTAGTTTATCTGAGTGTCTTTCACCCAGATATTAGTGATTTCTTAGCCGTTAAAAAGGAAAATGCCGACGAAAAAATTCGGATTAACACCCTCTCGTTAGGAGTGACGGTTCCCGATAAATTCTATGAATTAGCAGCAGCAGATGCTGACATGGCCCTCTTTAGTCCTTATGACGTAGAACAGGTCTACGGGGTTCCCTTCTCCTACGTTGACATTACGCAGGAGTACGACAACTTAGTTAACAACGACCAGATTCACAAGAAATTCATCAAGGCCCGCGACCTTGAAACGGAGATTGGTAAGTTACAACAGGAATCTGGTTATCCCTACATCATCAACATTGATACGGCCAACCGGGACAATCCCATTGACGGAAAAATTGTGATGAGTAACCTGTGTTCAGAAATTATGCAGGTGCAAACCCCGTCCATCATTAACGATGAACAACAATACGAAAAACTGGGAACGGACGTGTCCTGTAACCTTGGTTCCACGAACGTTGTGAACTTGATGCAATCGCCCGACTTTGGAAAATCAGTTGAATCCATGGTCCGGGCCCTGACCTTTGTGACTGACATCAGTCAAATTAACACGGTTCCCTCGATTCGCCACGGCAATGACTTGAGTCATTCCATCGGCCTTGGAGCCATGGGGTTGCACTCGTACTTTGCTTTGCACCACATGTACTATGGGTCGGAAGAATCAATTGAATTCACGAGCGTTTACTTCATGCTCCTTAACTACTGGAGCTTAGTTGCTTCAAACAAGTTAGCGAAGGAACGGAATCAAACTTTCCATAACTTTGAAAATAGCAAGTACGCCGACGGTAGTTACTTTGATCAGTACGTAGACCGGGACTGGGGTCCCACTTCCGACCGGGTCAAGGAACTGTTTGCAGAGACCTTCATCCCGAGCCCTGAAGACTGGGCTAACCTTAAAGAAGCGGTCATGCAAGACGGGCTGTACCACCAAAACCGGTTAGCTGTTGCTCCCAACGGCTCCACCTCTTACATCGGTGATGCCACAGCTAGTCTCGCTCCGATCGTGAGTCGGATTGAAGAACGGCAGGAAGCCAAAATCGGGACCATTTTCTACCCCGCTCCCTACCTTTCCAACGACACCCTCAAGTACTATGAATCGGCCTATGACGTTGACATGCGTAAGGAAATTGATATCTATGCCGCTGCCCAAAAACACGTGGATCAGAGCTTGAGTATGACGATGTTCATGCGCTCAACGATTCCCGCCGGGATGTACGAGTGGAAGGACGGGCGTTCTGACAAAATGTCAACCCGGGACTTAACCATTCTCAGAAACTACGCTCATTTCAAGGGCATCAAATCCATTTACTACGTGCGGACGTTTACCGATAATAACGATACAGTGGGCGCCAACGAATGTGAAAGCTGCGTCATTTAG
- the nrdH gene encoding glutaredoxin-like protein NrdH, with protein sequence MKQITVYTKDNCIQCKMTKRFLTEHNVDFTEQNTSENPDLIPYLKAQGFQAVPVVESEIIDSFGGFRPDQLQKLVDALLTA encoded by the coding sequence ATGAAACAAATTACCGTCTACACCAAGGATAATTGCATTCAATGCAAAATGACCAAGCGGTTTTTGACCGAACACAACGTGGATTTCACGGAACAGAATACCAGTGAAAATCCCGACCTAATTCCCTACTTAAAAGCGCAGGGCTTTCAAGCGGTTCCAGTGGTTGAATCCGAAATAATTGATTCATTTGGTGGGTTTCGTCCCGATCAACTACAAAAATTAGTTGACGCACTTTTAACCGCCTAA
- a CDS encoding class I SAM-dependent methyltransferase, whose protein sequence is MSDYYYTPNPEVEHAETEWEFTLGNTTLRFHSDNGVFSKRTVDYGSRVLIQNVDFQDLPAGAVLDLGCGYGPIGLFLAETHPDREFELVDVNQRALELATRNAADNGLTNVTVATSDVYAGVAQSQYAAIVTNPPVRAGKAVVSAMITEAAAHLVPAGRLSVVLQKKQGAPSAERLMQQTFGNVRVLKRDKGYYVLESTKQS, encoded by the coding sequence GTGAGTGATTATTATTATACACCGAATCCCGAAGTTGAACATGCTGAAACAGAATGGGAATTTACCCTTGGAAATACCACGCTCCGTTTCCATTCAGATAACGGCGTGTTTTCTAAGCGGACGGTTGATTACGGTTCGCGGGTCCTCATTCAAAACGTTGATTTTCAGGACTTACCGGCAGGCGCCGTTTTAGACCTGGGGTGCGGTTACGGACCAATCGGATTATTTTTAGCCGAGACCCACCCCGACCGGGAGTTTGAGCTGGTGGACGTAAATCAGCGGGCCCTGGAGCTTGCGACGCGCAATGCTGCTGATAATGGGTTGACTAACGTGACGGTGGCAACTTCCGACGTATACGCAGGGGTGGCGCAGAGCCAGTATGCCGCCATTGTAACCAACCCACCGGTTCGAGCGGGGAAAGCAGTGGTGTCCGCGATGATTACGGAAGCAGCCGCCCACCTCGTGCCGGCCGGTCGGTTAAGCGTGGTGTTGCAAAAAAAGCAGGGGGCGCCCTCGGCGGAACGATTGATGCAGCAGACCTTTGGTAACGTGCGGGTGCTCAAACGCGACAAGGGTTACTACGTATTAGAAAGTACTAAACA